GGTTTCCCCATGGGCTACGCAACAGCGGCTCCCACCTACTCCCCTAACATGTACCCTGGAGCGAACCCCACCTTCCAAACAGGTTACACTCCTGGCACACCTTACAAAGTGTCCTGTTCCCCCACCAGTGGGGCAGTGCCACCAtactcctcctcccccaacccctaccAGACCACCGTGTACCCCGTGCGAAGTGCCTACCCCCAGCAGAGCCCATATGCACAACAAGGCACATACTGCACACAATCCCTGTACGCAGCACCTCCTCACGTCGTCCACCACACCACGGATGTGCAACCCAATGGCATGCCGGCGACGGTGTACCCTGCACCTATCCCTCCACCTACAGGCAACGGGGTCACCACGGGCATGGTGGCTGGGACCACTATGGCGATGTCAGCAGGTACCCTGCTGACTGCCCACTCCCCAACTCCTGTCGCCCCTCACCGAGTCAAGGTGCCCACATATCGGGCCCCCGGAACACCCACCTACAGCTACGTGCCCCCTCCGTGGTGATCACCCTGCAAATGTTTGAGGATGGAGCTGTGCGTTCACATAATGGAGGTTCCACAGCTGGTGCTGCAGGCCTGGCGCCTCCAGCCCGGACTTTCTTCCTAATGCTCTGACACTTAGCTAGCACTCCTGCGGCCCGCCCAGCAGGTCCCAGCGCCATGATTCTCCAGCTGACTCTGGGTTGTTCTTACAGAAAATCCTGTTTTGTGGGCTGCCTGGCAATTTTTTAGCTAactataatgataaaaagggagTATTAATCTATTCAGAATCATATCTAGTTGAAtgcatgtttaaaaaaacaaacacaaaaacaaagctTGCTCAATCTACCTGCAGTGACTGATGCAAACCCATGATATGCAAAATCCAAAGGAATGGAAAGTGTTTTACAGCTTGTATCCCTAATGCACTGTTGTAACGTACGCAAAGTCTTAAAGTTGTAAGTGTTAAAGTGAATTTCTTcatagagcaaaaaaaaaaaaacaacaacaaaagatgtAAAGATTTTGAATAACTCAGCTACACAAATACACAATTTATTAAGTGACTATTGATTACAACccataaataagttaaaatagattaaatatttataaggaaaaaataagaaagaattatgCATTTAGAAATTGAGAACAAGTCTTCTAAATTGCTATAGGTTTAGGAAgatgtaaaaagaaatatatcaagaTATGTGAAGAAGAAGGAGATACTTTTCAAACTTGTAGGATATGACTGAAGACATATTGTAGAAGGGACATAAATTTTGGCCTGCATTTAATATTTAGTCACAGAAATACATTTACAGGAATGTTAGGCAATATATCTGGGGAATTAAGAGATATCcgagaaaaacaaactaaaaataaagtaaaacaaaagtcTTGTGCcatataaaaaatgattaatttaccataaagtataatttaaaacaaacagtAAAC
This sequence is a window from Equus quagga isolate Etosha38 unplaced genomic scaffold, UCLA_HA_Equagga_1.0 HiC_scaffold_18000_RagTag, whole genome shotgun sequence. Protein-coding genes within it:
- the LOC124232033 gene encoding myelin-associated neurite-outgrowth inhibitor-like is translated as MNPVYSPGSSVVPYANSKGIGYPAGFPMGYATAAPTYSPNMYPGANPTFQTGYTPGTPYKVSCSPTSGAVPPYSSSPNPYQTTVYPVRSAYPQQSPYAQQGTYCTQSLYAAPPHVVHHTTDVQPNGMPATVYPAPIPPPTGNGVTTGMVAGTTMAMSAGTLLTAHSPTPVAPHRVKVPTYRAPGTPTYSYVPPPW